The Candidatus Omnitrophota bacterium genome segment TCCCGATTGTATTATAGTAATTTTGATTGAAGTAGGAGAGGAACAGAAAGCAAAAGAACTTATAGACCTGGGAGTTTTTGATTTATTAAGCCGCCCGGTAAACACAGAAAAATTAAAATTTATCATTGAAAGGGGAATTAAGCTGCACGTCTTGCTTTTAGCTAATCGCAAATTTTCTCTGGGTTTGAAAGAATATAATCAATCTTTGGAAAAACAGAATGTGCTTTTGGCCCGAAGAATCGAAGATGCCACCACTAATTTAAGCCGTCTTTATGAAGATTTACGTTCGACATATATGCGTACTATCAAAGTCTTAGCGCAGGCAATCGAAGCCAGAGATCATTATACACACAGTCATTCTGAAAATGTCGCACGGATTGCTATTACTATTGCCAATTATATGAAGCTTTCGACAAAAGAGATTGAGGTATTACGACAAGCTTGTGAATTGCACGATTTGGGTAAAATCGGCATTGAAGATAGTATATTACTGAAGACCTCTGCTCTTACAAAACTTGAATGGGAACAAATACGTAAGCATCCTACTATCGGAGCTCAGATCTTGGAACCGTTGACTTTTCTAAACGAAGTGGTAGACTTAATCAGGCAGCATCATGAAAACTATGACGGGTCAGGTTATCCGGAAGGCAGAAGAGGCAATGATATACTTTTGGGTGCTCGTATAATCCATGTTGCTGATGCTTATGAGGCGATGCGTTCGGCACGTTCTTACAGAAAGGTGCCTTTGATTAAAGAAGAAGCAATTTTGGAAATTAAGCGTAATAGCGGTACGCAATTTGATCCTAAGATTGTCGATGCATTTTTAAAAATAGTGGATAATCTCTAACCCTGGTTTTTTTAAATCATGCTGGGGTTAAGGATATGGAAGGGGTAACTGGGTGGACTCATATCAATATACGGCCAAAGATGCAAAAGGGCAGACTATAACTGGGATAGTCCAGGCTGTCAGTGAGGCAGAGGTTGCGGATATATTACATAAGAAAGATTTGGTGGTAGTTTCTATAGTAATTGCTAAAACCACTTCTGTTAAATCTAAAGTTAACGATAAAAAAGTTAAGCTTGATGATTTGGTTATTTTTTCCCGCCAGTTGGCTACTATGATTGATGCAGGTATTCCGTTGGTTAATGCCTTGGGAATTCTAGCTGAGCAGATTGAGAATCAAAATTTAAAGGGCATTATTGGTAATGTGCGCAGTGATATAGAAGCAGGGATGAGTTTCTGTGATGCTTTGGCTAAACATCCGGCGGTCTTTTCCGATTTGTTTGTAAATATGGCAAAAGCAGGTGAAGCTTCGGGTATGTTAAACGAAATCTTAGACCGCCTAGCTACATTTATGGAAAAACAAGCAGCGCTTAACCGTAAGATAACTTCCAGCCTTGTTTATCCTGCGGTGGTGGTGACTATGGCCATTATTATTACTGGAGTACTTTTGCTTAAAGTAGTTCCCACATTTAAAGGGATATTTGATTCATTGGGCGGAACATTACCTATGCCTACGCAGGTTTTAATTTTCGTTAGTGATCTATTAAGAAAATATTTCTTGTATACAGTGTTATCTCTTGGATTAGGTATATATTTATTTAAAAATTATCTTAAGACTCAAAAAGGTAAATATCAGTTTGATAAACAAATATTAAAATTACCAGTGTTTGGCCCTCTTTTGGGTAAGTTAGCCGTAGCCAAATTTTCACGTACATTTTCCACTCTTGTTAAAAGCGGGGTAACGGTTTTAAGCGCTTTAGATATTGTAAGTAAGACTTCGGGTAATAAAGTGGTTGAGGAAGCAGTGGTTAATTGTTCTAAAAGTGTACGTAACGGTGAACCAATTTCTAAGCCATTGGCTAAAAGCGGAGTTTTTCCTCCCATGGTTACGCGGATGATTAGCGTAGGCGAGCAAACGGGCCAATTGGAAAAAATGCTTTCTAAAATTGCTGATTTTTATGATGATCAGGTTGATAGTGCTGCTTCTGCATTGACTAGTATGATAGAACCGCTGGTGATTGCATTTTTGGGTATTGTTATCGGCGGTATTGTTATCGCCCTATTTTTACCCATCTTTAAGATATCCCAGCTTATGTCGCATTAGACTAAGGCTGGTTTTTATCCCCTGTAGAATAAAGAACTTAGGCTCTAATTAAAGAAAAAAATAAATAAAAAAAGTTCTTGACAAAAAAGCGTTTTGTAATAAAATACGTATTCCCTTCCAAAAGGGTTAAATTATTGTGAAAATAATTAAAACGCAGTTGACAATTTTCTTTAGTTAATACCCATCGACAATAAGGGCGCAAGAAAATAAATTTAGCGTCCCGACACTTTGTCGGGACGTTTTTTTGTTTACCCGGCTATAGGCCATAAGGTAAACAATCCGCCAACGATTCAGTGGCGG includes the following:
- a CDS encoding type II secretion system F family protein, with translation MDSYQYTAKDAKGQTITGIVQAVSEAEVADILHKKDLVVVSIVIAKTTSVKSKVNDKKVKLDDLVIFSRQLATMIDAGIPLVNALGILAEQIENQNLKGIIGNVRSDIEAGMSFCDALAKHPAVFSDLFVNMAKAGEASGMLNEILDRLATFMEKQAALNRKITSSLVYPAVVVTMAIIITGVLLLKVVPTFKGIFDSLGGTLPMPTQVLIFVSDLLRKYFLYTVLSLGLGIYLFKNYLKTQKGKYQFDKQILKLPVFGPLLGKLAVAKFSRTFSTLVKSGVTVLSALDIVSKTSGNKVVEEAVVNCSKSVRNGEPISKPLAKSGVFPPMVTRMISVGEQTGQLEKMLSKIADFYDDQVDSAASALTSMIEPLVIAFLGIVIGGIVIALFLPIFKISQLMSH
- a CDS encoding HD domain-containing protein: MTNSGKILLMCDDSSYSVYIKEQILALGAYSILVESDIQAAIANLKQNSYDLVFIRYGMPQVDIVWLINEFRKIDPDCIIVILIEVGEEQKAKELIDLGVFDLLSRPVNTEKLKFIIERGIKLHVLLLANRKFSLGLKEYNQSLEKQNVLLARRIEDATTNLSRLYEDLRSTYMRTIKVLAQAIEARDHYTHSHSENVARIAITIANYMKLSTKEIEVLRQACELHDLGKIGIEDSILLKTSALTKLEWEQIRKHPTIGAQILEPLTFLNEVVDLIRQHHENYDGSGYPEGRRGNDILLGARIIHVADAYEAMRSARSYRKVPLIKEEAILEIKRNSGTQFDPKIVDAFLKIVDNL